The genomic segment TAAAATCCCAGAATACATTTTTGCAGaaggaaaaacatattttcaagtTTCATTTTACAACCATGGTATTGCCACATTAAAAAGActtacattattttgttttgtttctaaaaaatgtcacaaaattgGTTTTAAAGATTAACAAATCTACTCTACATAAACCAGAACACACAGCTGAAGAAGACTCCTCAgctaaaaagttattttttctttgtttgttttattttaagatgttGAATCATCAAGTAGTACCTCTGCAGCTCACATACGCAGGCAGTTCTCCACTCTGAACTCTTTATTATACTGCATGTGGattataaattgtattttaaatgctgAGCTTCAATAATGGGGTGACAAAATCTCTTCTTGCAgttttctgcaaatatattATGACAAATCacaatttatttcttttaaatgcaaTAGTGATAAAGCCAGTCAGAGGAGTAAAGGTTCATAGGATGAATCACAATATTTGTCTTTCAAATGAAACACCAATACAGTCAGTTATACGAGTAAAACACTAACAAAATTGGCAATATACTCTAAATGGGTTCCTACTGAATATACGATATGTGGtaaaatctacagtatgccACTTCAAGTCAGGGAAAATTGCATGAACAGGCTGAATTTAATATGCTGGTAATGAGTactgcaggactcaagaggcaTTACTTGAAATATCACAGCAAAACTCCTATGTTACACTGTAAGAAATCACTATGAATCTGCATCCATTTTTTCAAAGTGTGTCCACTGCATGAAATGTTCAAGCATGTTTTAGcatgttttttctgtgtgttttagaGTACACTACATGAAGAGCTTGCCATGCCTGAGGCAAACAGAACCCAAATCACAGAGTTTTTCATCTTGGGTTTCCCTGGACTTCTGCCACAATACCATTCACTGGTgtctgctcttttttttctcatttacatGGCAATTCTAATTGGGAATGGATTTATTGTTGTGGTCATCATCATTGAGAAAAACCTGCAGAAACCCACCTATCTCATCTTCGGGAACCTTGCAGTGGCAGATTTAGCTTTCAGTACAACTACATTGCCCAAAATCATTGCCAGGTACTGGTTCGGTTCCCAAGCTATCCCTTTTTCTGCTTGTTTCctacaaatgttttttgtccATTACTTGGGATCAGTAAATTCATTTCTTTTAATGATAATGGCAATCGACCGCTATGTTGCAATATGTAACCCTCTCAGGTATTCAACATTGCTTAAAAACAACAATGTATTCATTATGTGTGCTTTTTCATGGGGTATAACAATATTTATAGTAGCTAATTTAGCCATTCGGGCAGTCACTTTGCCTTTTTGTGGGCCCGATGTTATTGTACATTGTTACTGTGATCACATAGGAATAACCAGGCTAGCTTGTGCAGACATCAGGTCCTATAGCTTAGTGGCTTTAATTAGTGCCATGCTTGTGTTGCTCGTTCCCCTTTTCTTCATAATATTTTCTTATGTTCAGATCATTCTCTCTGTTATGAGGATTGCGAGCTCTGAAGGGAGATACAAAGCATTCTCCACCTGCTCTTCTCAGCTGTGTATTATAGCTCTTTATTACCTTCCCAGGTGTTTTGTTTACCTAGCAAACAGTGTGAATATTGCGATAAACACTGATTTCCGCATTGTCCTGATTCTGACTTACAGCCTGGTGCCTCCCATGATAAACCCTCTGATTTACTgcttcaaaacaaaagaaatcaaGCAGAACTTGGTCAAAAAGTTAAGATCTAAAACAGCTGAAAACCGGGTGAGCGGTATCTCCTGTgtagaaaaacaatttaaaaatgcattatataGTACTTAAGGAAGTTTTCAAAAGAAAGAAGGGCATTTGGCTCATCTATCTTATTTAATTTCTAAGCACGATAGCTAACTAATCCATGGTTTTTAACCAGATTATTCTTGAAAGAAGTGAGGGTGTCCTTTCAAACAGCATGGCCAACTTGTTTCAGACTCCTAAGATCCTCTGTACATAAAACATTccctttttaaatgcacttccccatAGTTTCCATTATGTTTtggggtttgtgtttcactgcagGTTCTAAGAAAGTAGAATaggttgagtgttttaaaccttatACTTATCGCCTTATACTattatacacaatattctaaagtTCTAAAAGTTCTAATTCTAAACgttttactacagtacatgttgccCAGAAGATGTTTTTATTATAACTATGTACTGAATGCCTAATACACAATAAAGTTGTCAGGGGAAGATTTGAATGATGTGGAAAAGCAGGTTttacaggaaaaacaaacaattatgTGCATATGTTTAACAATATCCTTTATTACAAAATTTGTGATGCACTGTATGAGTAACACATATAGCAGGTGGTTCTCAATTGTATGTAGTATTGTTCTTCCAAATCCAGTTCTTAAAGAAAGATCCCGATTCCCACAGATCTGACTCTTGGGTTAATTGAATGGCTGAATTACTGGCAGGCCTCCACCAATCTTCCTCTCCCCcatcaaaaaaataaatcatacatGTATCATCCCCAGAAATGATGGAGGGTTGAAGTGTATCACGCCCTTGATTTTGCCCTTTTCAGCTTTTATATCAGAGGTTCAAttcaacaaattaatatttctagATAGACAGATAAGACgttattgatcccaaagggaaacTGATGTgctacagcagtccagcccaagacgaGCAAAAAATCAGAATAgacgaaaaattaaaatacataaagcaatacaaaataaatatcaaataaataaaaataaatacgtagggtgcaaaatatgctcatagtcactgtaaaaacaataaaatatgtgcaaaatgtgcataggtacagtggtgtgaaaaagtgtttgtcacactgaaatgtttcacatcatcaaacaaattgaagtattagacaaagataacacaagtaaacacaaaatgcagtttttaaatgaaggtttttatgattaagggaaaaaaaaatccaaacccactatatatacagattgagtgtcccaaaaaaagtacaatggagcaacatgctgtccatagacgagcaaaagAAGGGCTAACAGTTCTATCCTAGGGCAgcattatacaccctgacagacacagtcggctctgacctttcttgtacagggcatcGGTGCTACCACACCACTcaagcttatcatccaggtgtacccctaagtacttgtaggactgcaccccctctatgtcctcaccctgcaTGGAAAtagggttcagcggagacttcCTTCCTTCCTTATTCCTGTCACATTATTTCCAGTAGAAAGAATACACTGTGGCCattaggaaaaagaaatgtcatTCCCCTGTGTATAATCATATGTAATTATGGAAACATGCATACATATTGTAAATATAATACATAATGAATATAATTACAAATGAGATTAGTATTTTACAGGGTTTTTTTACTAATAAAATGAACACTTTTAAATCATTACTGACTTTggtcagtattttattttaacaatactCTTACATTCGATATAAAAAGGATGTTGAAAAACAGCTTTAACCAAATTTAAGGACACAATCCACTTCCTGTACTTCTTCAAAGAAGTGGGTAGACAGTAGAATGTTTTTAGCATAAATCTCTGTTCTTCTAGCATTCAACATGTTAAACAAATTGCAACACACAGACTTCAGTCACTGTGAATTGTCTCTATAGATTATCACAATACAGTATCATGTACCCCTACTGTTtaaattttctaaaaaaacagattaattaCCAGCCTGATAAGCAATTTATTCATGGGTGAGTTTTTTAACTAAAATGTGAATCAATAAATCTTGGTTTCATAGATCAAGAGGTAGATTTCCTGTCCTAATCATAAGTCCAGTATTCTTTAACTATAaatagaaataattaaataaccAGCGAGGacaaatactgtaggtacagtatgcaaATGTATGTTAGAGATTTgtaatgtaacatgctgtatTTGCTGTTGTGAAAAATCAGGAATTTAAAGGCTGGTTAATGTACAAAATATCTGCACACTTTTGATGCTCACTGTGAAAATGCATTGTGGAAAACCTGATCGATCAAACAAAAGTTTTTGAAATTTTGTTGAAATCACTAAACAAATACTGCGTGGGAGCACTAGAGGGAGACATAAACCTGTCTGCTACAGTATCTCAATAGTAATTACTCAGGTGGGGAGGTGAGACAATGTGCGGGCGGGCCTGCTAAGGAGTAAAAggataattccacactgaaaggtGAAGATCAAAGAGTGGAATACATGCCGTTTCAGGCCTTCAAatatgcagtgtttttttatttctatcaccagtaaacacacagaaatAGCTGGAGTtatttgttatacagtaaattCTAAATTTGCGTCCGATATGTTGGACAATAGAAAACACACTTCTGAGGAACAAAACTCACCACTTCTActgctttaaagtatatttagacttaaacttgaaaataaaataaaacaattgaatGTGCTGTAAGTTGATGGCTAATATGGAAGTCATTGTTTTAATACATTGATTTTCTTGGGAAGCTCTTAACGTTAACGTCTAAACGTTGACTAGAAAAGAAATCCAGCCCTGAATTTCGtatttcatattaatttataattttatCTCGAATCAGATGCACAAATAAAACTTAGCGATTACCGTTATGTTGAGTCTGCctcaaaaactaaatttaaaatgttcaaaatgtttaTATATGTCACAAAACAGCTATCATATTACTAATTAGATATACAGCAATATACTGTGTGCAGTACTAGACTGCAGTAATACTAAGTGATTACATGGCGGAACCACATACACGTTATTTTACtaggcatgctgttaaaaatgaataactGCAGTTCGAAGCCTTGTAATACACCGGTTtccttgtgtttttattattttaatatgtttttactACAAACTAAATAGGGATTTGAAGAGATTATAACCTatccaaaaataaacattttttaaaataagaatataGACTTTTGATGGCATGACAAATCCAGAAAGTTACACTGGTTAGGAGGGCTTTATAAAGCTGTATGGCGCCACCTTGTGATAGatccatatttatttattttcaatttattcATAGATATTTACTTGACTTTGATCATCCTTAAAGCTTCCGTGGAAATCACTTACATGGACCATATATTCCTCGcaagaaaacaattaaatcaTTTGTAGCAGGTGCATAGACATTTCATTGGACCAACATGCATTAGTTAAATTCATCATATTTATGAAAGGTTGTCAACATCAGGACTGATAAGCAGCGGGTTTATAAACTATAACCAGGATGGCTTAACTATGATAGTAACAGCAGGAAAGTCTCATTCCTCATTCCTCAGAGACTGGACAAGCACATCCCATTCTCACCCCACAGATGTTCAATGAGGCAAGAGGGTTATCCAAAGCATAGCTGTCACATTCTCATCTGGCAGGATGAGGTCAATGTAGCACCGTGAAGTCAGTTAGCAACTAGTCACTACAAGGGCAGTTCTGTGGTGACTAGATAATCaacattcaacaggttaaatcacaatttaattcataaatgctttaaaatctTGTGGcataacatttttgtaaaaatacatgAGATTTAATAGAGCCAACAAAGGGCTTGTTAAGCAATATCTAACCATGTTTGTGTTATCACCAAaaacaatgattattattaattattattaaattgattaaactttgcagctactgtataaacgaCTGTAGGTGTCTGACATTTTTCTTCTGCATGTATCCATTTTGCTTAATCCAGGCTGGACAGACATTACGACTATAAgtaaacaagttaaataacactgGTACTGGAAGTGTGATAGACCTGATGCACAACCAGGGCAGTATCAAGGGCGTGCAGATGCAAAAAGTAACAAAGTGATCAGAAAACATGAAGATGATGTATCCCTGGTTGTAGAATCTACTAGCAGGTCAAACAAGAAAGACGGGTATACaggcaaacaaaataaagtgtagcattttttttatacaataaattatttctaaatatgttACAATTGCTTAAGATAATGAGTTTTCAATGATGAAATCGTGGAATAAAATGTCACTGGTGACTTCTGCTTAGTCATTTGTAAACAcagtgttttatcttttataATAATGAAGGTACTCTGGTTTTTACCTCCCTTTGGAGAGATGTAATAATAAATGCAGTCCAAGGGggaaagatactgtatttaagaGTAGGTCTACAACTGAAGTGTGTGATTTCAGTGATTACACGTTGAACGGTAAGGACAAAATGTTAATCTGCTTTCTCTTACAGCTCAGCTCACTTGACTCAGTATGACACAGGATGGttagagaaaaaacaaagactTTCTCTCATTGAGGGTCTGTGATATAATCCCAGATGTATCAGCAGTAATTTAACAAAGtgaattttaagaacacaattaTGTCTCTAATATGTGCTTACATTGAAACACgtattagaaaaatatttttcctcattaatatttttgtaaacaatAGGTAAATCTGTTTTGAATATTGCACAAACTCTTCAGTGTTAGTCTGTTTTATCCATCCATTACATATAACTAATCTTTATGGGCTAATTAGTTCTTCACACAACTGAAGAAGACTCCTCAGATCAAaagatattttcttattttgttttacttgcaGCTCAAATTCTCAGGCAGTTCCCTACCCTGAGCTCTTCATAATACTGCACAcggtttattttttgtgtttataaATGTTGAGCTTTATGGTGAGGATGACAAAATCTCTTCTTGCAGTTTTCTGACAAATCAcaatatgtttcttttaaatgcattagaGATAAAGCTAGTCTCTTCAAGTCATGGGAAATTGCATGAAGAGAGTGAATTTCATATTTTGATCGTGAGTTATGTGGGACTCAAGAGGCATCACTTGAGATATTACAGCATAACAGAATATAATAGCATGATATTACCTGTGCTACTCTGCAGGAAATCATTAAGAATTCGCATCCGTTGTTTGAAAGTGTTTCTACTGCATGAGATGTTCTAATTTGTTCCTgcgtgtttttttctctgtgttttagaGTACACTACATGAAGAGCTTGCCATGCCTGAGGAAAACAGAACCCAAATCACAGAGTTTTTCATCTTGGGTTTCCCTGGACTTCTGCCACAATACCATTCACTGGTgtctgctcttttttttctcatttacgTGGCAATTCTAATTGGGAATGGATTTATTGTTGTGGTCCTCATCATTGAGAAAAACCTGCAGAAACCCACCTATCTCATCTTCGGGAACCTTGCAGTGGCAGATTTAGCTTTCAGTACGACTACATTGCCCAAAATCATTGCCAGGTACTGGTTCGGTTCCCAAGCTATCCCCTTTTCTGCTTGTTTCctacaaatgttttttgtccATTACTTGGGATCAGTAAATTCATTTCTTTTAATGATAATGGCAATCGACCGCTATGTTGCAATATGTAACCCTCTCAGGTATCCAACGTTGCTTAAAAATACCAATGTATTCATTATGTGTGCTTTTTCATGGGGTGTAACAGTATTTATTGTTGCTATTTCAGCTATTCGGGCAGTCACTTTGCCTTTTTGTGGGCCCGATGTTATTGTACATTGTTACTGTGATCACATAGGAATAACCAGGCTTGCTTGTGCAGACATCAGGTCCTATAGCTTAGTGGCTTTAATTAGTGCCATGCTTGTATTGTTCGTTCCCCTTTTCTTTATAATATTTTCTTATGTTCAGATCATTCTCTCTGTTATGAGGATTGCGAGCTCTGAAGGGAGATACAAAGCATTTTCCACCTGCTCTTCTCAGCTGTGTATCATAGCTCTCTATTACCTTCCCAGGTGTTTTGTTTACCTAGCAAACAGTGTGAATATTGCGATAAACACTGATTTCCGCATTGTCCTGATTCTGACTTACAGCCTGGTGCCACCCATGATAAACCCTCTTATTTACTgcttcaaaacaaaagaaatcaaGCAGAACTTGGTCAAAAAGTTAAGATCTAAAACAGCTGAAAACCGGGTGAGCGGTATCTCCTGTgtagaaaaacaatttaaaaatgcattatataGTACTTAAGGAAGTTTTCAAAAGAAAGAAGGGCATTTGGCTCATCTATCTTATTTAATTTCTAAGCACAATAGCTAACTAATCCATGGTTTTTAACCAGATTATTCTTGAAAGAAGTGAGGGTGTCCTTTCAAACAGCATGGCCAACTTGTTTCAGACTCCTAAGATCCTCTGTACATAAAACATTccctttttaaatgcatttccccaTAGTTTCCATTATGTTTtggggtttgtgtttcactgcagGTTCTAAAAAAGTAGAATaggttgagtgttttaaacctctTTTGTAAATATAAGGCATCGCATTAAACCCAGAATGTATATGGTCACCCTTCTCTAGACATATTCCAGGGGCAGCTACTTTTTTTATAAAGTAGTGACCAATAAtgtacacaatattttaaagttcTAAAAGTTCTAATTCTAAAAgttttactacagtacatgttgccTAGAAGATGTTTTTTACTATAACTATGTACTGAATGCCTAATACACAATAAAGCTGCCAGGGAAAGATTTGACTGATGTGGAAACACAGGTTttacaggaaaaacaaacaattatgTGCATATGTTTAACAATATCCTTTATTACAAAATTTGTGATGCACTGTATGAGTAACAAAAGTAGCAGGTGGTTCTCAAATGTATGTAGTATTGTTCTTCCAAATCCAGTTCTTAAAGAAAGATCCAGATTCCCACAGATTTGACTCCTGGGTGAATTGAATGGCTGTCATTACTGGCAGGCCTCCACCAATTCCtctcctccatcaagcaaaaaAATCGTACATATATCATCCCCAGAAATGATGGAGGGTTGAAGTGTATCACGCCCTTGATTTTGCCCTTTTCACCtttttatcaaaggttcaaTTCAACAAGTTAATATTTCTAGATAGACAGAAAGACgttattgatcccaaagggaaaaCTGATGTgctacagcagtccagcccaagacgagcaaaaagaaaaagacatcaGAATCaacgaaaaattaaaatacataaagcaatacaaaataaatctcaaataaatgaaaataaaaacgtagggtgcaaaatatgctcatagtcactgtaaaaacaataaaatatgtgcaaaatgtgcataggtacaGTGgtttgaaaaagtgtttgcccccttcctgatttcttatttttttgcatgtttgtcacactgaaatgtttcagatcatcaaacaaattgaagtattagacaaagataacacaagtaaacacaaaatgcagtttttaaatgaaggtttttatgattaagggaaaaaaaaatccaaacccactatatatacagattgagtgtcccaaaaaaagtacaatggagcaacatgctgtccatagacgagcaaaagAAGGGCTAACAGTTCTATCCTAGGGCAGCATTATATACCCTGACAGACACAgtcggctctgacctttcttgtacagggcatcGGTGCTACCACACCACTcaagcttatcatccaggtgtacccctaagtacttgtaggactgcaccccctctatgtcctcaccctgcaTGGAAAtagggttcagcggagacttcCTTCCTTCCTTATTCCTGTCACATTATTTCCAGTAGAAAGAATACACTGTGGCCattaggaaaaagaaatgtcatTCCCCTGTGTATAATCATATGTAATTATGGAAACATGCATACATATTGTAAATATAATACATAATGAATATAATTACAAATGAGATTAGTATTTTACAGgttttttttactaataaaATGAACACTTTTAAACCATTACTGACTTTGgtcagtattttatttaaacaatactcTTACATTCAATATAAAAAGGATGTTGAAAAACAGCTTTAACCAAATTTAAGGACACAATCCACTTCCTGTACTTCTTCAAAAAAAGTGGGTAGACAGTAGAATGTTTTTAGCATAAATCTCTTCTAGCATTCAACATGTTAAACAAATTGCAACACACAGACTTCAGTCACTGTGAATTGTCTCTGTAGATTATCACAATACAT from the Lepisosteus oculatus isolate fLepOcu1 chromosome 5, fLepOcu1.hap2, whole genome shotgun sequence genome contains:
- the LOC138239094 gene encoding olfactory receptor 1E16-like, with amino-acid sequence MPEANRTQITEFFILGFPGLLPQYHSLVSALFFLIYMAILIGNGFIVVVIIIEKNLQKPTYLIFGNLAVADLAFSTTTLPKIIARYWFGSQAIPFSACFLQMFFVHYLGSVNSFLLMIMAIDRYVAICNPLRYSTLLKNNNVFIMCAFSWGITIFIVANLAIRAVTLPFCGPDVIVHCYCDHIGITRLACADIRSYSLVALISAMLVLLVPLFFIIFSYVQIILSVMRIASSEGRYKAFSTCSSQLCIIALYYLPRCFVYLANSVNIAINTDFRIVLILTYSLVPPMINPLIYCFKTKEIKQNLVKKLRSKTAENRVSEYTT
- the LOC138239095 gene encoding olfactory receptor 1E16-like; amino-acid sequence: MPEENRTQITEFFILGFPGLLPQYHSLVSALFFLIYVAILIGNGFIVVVLIIEKNLQKPTYLIFGNLAVADLAFSTTTLPKIIARYWFGSQAIPFSACFLQMFFVHYLGSVNSFLLMIMAIDRYVAICNPLRYPTLLKNTNVFIMCAFSWGVTVFIVAISAIRAVTLPFCGPDVIVHCYCDHIGITRLACADIRSYSLVALISAMLVLFVPLFFIIFSYVQIILSVMRIASSEGRYKAFSTCSSQLCIIALYYLPRCFVYLANSVNIAINTDFRIVLILTYSLVPPMINPLIYCFKTKEIKQNLVKKLRSKTAENRVLKK